In the Nerophis ophidion isolate RoL-2023_Sa linkage group LG19, RoL_Noph_v1.0, whole genome shotgun sequence genome, gagagggaagtctgggtttccctgcttaggctgctgcccccgcgacccgacctcggataagcggaagatgatggatggatggatggaagaaaaaaccctaatcaaagatcctctacataactTGAGCGCTCTGATGTAAAATaaacactcgtcaaagatcctctgtatgacaagAGCGCTCTGTTAAAAAGAcactagtcaaaaatcctctgtGACAAgctctctttaaaaaaaaaaaggacctgcGAAAATGAGAAGCCAATGGGAGGTGCactatgttaaaaaaaacaatctacTAGTAGTGTCCAATGTTTACAGGAGTGCTGTGTTGTTTTTAAGGATGAACTGCAAAAAAATCACttatcaaagatcttctatattaaTGGAATGCTTGTTGTTTGAAAGGATCTACTGCataaatgctggtcaaagatcttctatacaaTAAGAGCACTCAGATGTTCCTTCATAagctaaaacaataatcaaagatcctctgagTAACAGTAGTGTGCTGGTATTAAAAGGAAAAtgtaagtcaaagatcctctaaatgaagGGGAGCTgtatcgtttttgttttttttgcaaaaacaaatcaaagatcctctgcaCGACCATAGTGCTCTGATCGTGTTTTTAAGGATGTACCGTAAAAGAATGCCTGTTAATGGTCTTATATTACAGGAAAGTGCAGCTTTTAAAAGTCGCTACTGCAAaaacgccagtcaaagatcctctatattacaagaGTGTAGTTCTAATAGCAAACAGATGTAGTGttgcacaaacacacagtgtagTCCAAAAGTGTgagaatacattattattattaatattattattacagagGTGGGACATAAATAGCAGAATTGTACACTCCGTAcagtaaaaatacttttttgtacaaaacattcttttgttttgaaaaacaattatttaaaaaaagtacaaacaGGAAGAAGACAAGACACAGGAATCAATATGATTGTTGTGACATGtgacttgacacacacacacacacacacacacacacacacacacacacacactttgaagACTGTGTGAGTTCCTGCACGAGGGTGTGTTGTCTTACCGAAGATGGCTGCAAGTCCAGGGGCCAAGTCCACAGGGGCCCGTTATGATTGACAGTTCTGTCCGGCCGCCTGCTGCAGAACCATCTCGTCTTTACGCAGAGGAAACGTGTCAATGGTGGTGAAGAGCTCGGCCGCCGTGATGGGGAAGGGGTAGCGTTGTTTGTCTGTGCCCTGCTTGTCTACCAAGACCATCTGGAAGGACCTCTGAGGAATCTGGAGCTGTAACCTAGGCAACGCACAGGACAGTCACTACAAAGTacactaagtgtgtgtgtgttcttgtatttctacccttctggagacatcaacaatcaatcaatcaatcaatgtttacttatatggccctaaatcactagtgtctcaaagggctgcacaaaccactacgacatcctcggtaggcccacataagggcaaggaaaactcacacccagtgggacaagTCCACTTCCATAGAAGTACCTTCCATaggaggaccggtgaacaagttaggtcacagtggtccctaacctttttgtagctgcggaccggtcaacgcttgaaaatttgtcccacggaccagGGTGcggggttttttgtttttgtttgttttttcataaagaaatccAATCATGTGtacttacggactgtatccctgtatactgtattgatctatattgatatataatttatatattgtgttttttatgttgatttaatcatttgaaaaaaagtattactttttttatCGTTTTTATTTCTTGTGCAGCCCACTTAGTTTGGACATATATCAacgtcccaatacagaaaaccattgcatctaatagagaatgtctcattcgcACCTttagtggtgaaatctatcaaaataagggggggtcccaaaaaggagggatttttcaaattcacTGTGTcggttgtgtgaatgtgagtgtgaatgttgtctatctgtgttggtcctgtgatgaggtagcgacttgtccagggtgtacactaccttccgcccgattgtaggtgagataggcaccagcgccccacgcgaccccaaagggaataagcggtagaaaacgctccccctctggtcaacatatgaaataacaagtgtgtgtaaaaattccaAGTGCTCCCCCccggccaacatatgtaataacaagtgtgtgtaagacattggaATGCGCCCACTTAGGCCACATAAATATGTGCATAGAGACATACTGAAATAAATTAAAGTGAATCATGAAGATTGaaaatcaattacaaacaaaaagatGAAagtgaactaaaagcagtctttttctcacaatgtgtcaacttttttcatataaaattgggaaaaatttctcatgttctttccgtttctgtgatattgcaatattttctcgtgatattattaattttttatgtaaaattataacccttttaatgcaaaatggtgacgtttgtcatatagaattctgacttttatcccaatattgccaatttttttgttgctcTTGTAAAATAGTTTTGGAGTAAAATTCTGACGTATGACAattctgtcataattttgccaagtaaaaattctgataattataaagttttcttataaaattgtgcctTTGTCGAGTGatattatgactcttttcataaaattgccaaaatgttaagcttttcttgtaaaattgcgactgctgtTTAGTAGAATTCGAAATTTTTATCATGATAttccacaaatgttcagtttttgttttcaatcaatcaatcaatcaatcaatgtttatttatatagtcctaaatcacaagtgtctcaaagggctgcacacgccacaacattcttggttcagatcccacatagaggcaaggaaaaacccagtgggatgtcaatgtgaatgactatgagaaaccttggagaggaacccCCCCCAGggcagaccggatgcaatggacgtcgggtgggtctaacataatattgtgaaagtccagcccaTAAAGGAATGGACGTcgggtgggtctaacataatattgtgaaagtccagcccataaaggatctaacctaatagtgagatattttgacttgctttgagtaaaattacgacttttattacaatactgccaaaattccatgtttttcttgtaaacctGTGACCGTTTTCTTTAAAAtttcaacaaatttttcacaacaagcttttttttatatttgcatagtatgtacatattattaatgtaaataaaaatctttacatatctagaaagggtggtcctaaagacaggcatttttcggaggtctcaagaaggtaataaatacaacaatgcgtatgtgtgtgtgtgtgtgtgtgtgtgtgtgtgtgtgtgtctacctgAGCTGCAAGGACAGCATCGGGGGAAGAAGTCTGTGTCGAATGCGGCCAATCTGAGCCGGGTAATTCCCCACCAGCTCAATGACGGTCACGTGACGCAGGTCCAGTCCACACTGGGCGTGCTGTGGTCACCAGAAAGAACAAGTTGAACAGCTTGAATagggaaaaaaatgattaaaagccTAATCTGGAAGCCAGACCAAGGGGAGGGTACCCAGGGGGGCCTGGTTGAGGCTCCCCATGAAAGAGCCACCAGTTGGAATTTTTCAGAATTGGTTGAAAGATGTTGACGTAGCAACAGTTtcaattgagaatgggtatttcggaactcctgaaatttcgggaaaacctggaatttgtacgaaaagaaaaatggtaattttgttgtcccaactaagaggaatgtttttaaagtggaatggtcaaaaactattaaaaaatgtGGACGGTGAAAACTTCCAGCAAGAGGTGAACATATGGCTTCGGAGAACTGTGAATTCTGGGTATTCCTGGAGATTTCCTGAACTCGGAAGATGgcagtttgattgtccaaggtgagtggatggtggaacgttgcaatgtggggattgtgcaagttggaaaaatggccgattcattttcaatgggaaaaaatgtaccggaaaactgggaattcagggatatttttgaacttttttttttttttttttggtgagcaCAAAATTACCGCTCCAGCCGAACACTTTGATATTTGAAATTTTACCTTCTAGTGAAAACTTTTGGGCTGTAGCAAACTTTTGCGTATTTGGAAGAATAATCATAAACTGATGATAAAAAAGTATTTGTGTGACATTCCCACAATGACGTCATTAGTGGTCCACTGCACCCAGAGAGTGACCCTCACCCATGGGGTCTGGTTGGGGCTTGGAGCTCAGAGAATGTTGTACTGAAGGAGTTGTCAcatccccccccccacacacacacaaacacacacacccacacacacacatttgtgtatttgttacctttttgagacctctgaaaaaatgtctacctctttaggaccaccctttctagatttatATAAaggttgtatatatacataaaatgcaaatataaaaaagcttgttgtaaaaaatgagttggaatttcagaagaaaaagACACAATTTAGAATTtttgcagtattataataaaagtcgtcattttacgcaGGTCAAAATTTTCAAAGATTTGTGCGACataatgataaaagttggaattttactcaattacagtcgcaattttacaagaaaagctaaacattttgtaaattttatgaaaaaagtcgtaattttacttcgcaaaagtcacaattgtattAAAAAACTTTAgagtgttggcaatattataataataatcagaattttacttggcaaaatgatgtcAATTCTACTCAAAAAAGGTCACTCTTTTACAAGAACacaaacattggcaatattgtggttaaagtctgaatttttttctgacaaatgtcccaattttgctttaaaaagtaatgtttttttattaaaaaatgtaatacttttacgagaaaatattgcaatataacacatacaaagaatatgagaaactattccccattttataagaaaaagttgacacatcgtgagagactgcttttagttagtctatttttattttttgttcttaattactttttaatcttccttatttacttcaagttattacagtatgtgtctatatacatatttatttatttattattaattttggccaaagggagcgCATTTTAATTTCGTACAAACATTTGATATTACATATGTtgtccagagggggagcacttcaaatttttacctacacttgttatttcatatgttgaccagagggggagcacttttaaaaccaacacacagtcaatttgaaaaatccctccttttcgggaccaacctaattttgatggatttcaccaccaggggagcaaatgagacattctctattaaatgcaatggttttccgtatttggACCACGAttccggtcctaacttgttcaccggtcctcatatggaaggtacttttccttgttgatgtctcaagaagggtagaaatacaacacacacacacacacacgcacgcacgcacgtacacacacacacacacacacacacatacacacatacacacatacacacacaatcccCTCCCCTGCCACTAAAACACTACAACAAGGTGAAATATTTGCTCACCTGTAGATTGGTCATCTGGAAGCGGTAATTATGATTGGCAGCCGTCGGGGCGGAGATAATGAGCAGTCGTCGCTTCTCGTAGAACTGGTCCAGCAGGGCGGACGCCCTCCGCACCCCCACGTTAATGTTCATGGCTGCGACCAGGACAAACATGCAAGACTGAACGCTGGAGGAATACATTCGGAACCGCTTCCCGCTGTGAAATGAACACGCCTCAGGCAAAACTCGAATGAATAAGCAGCATGAATAATGGAAGGGAAATATTTCCTACATTTGTACGCTTATGTTCATCATTGTCAGTCTGCTTGcaccaaaaaaaacccaacaacatttcGGGTCAGATCACACAAATTATATCAAATAAACTCGCTTTGTTCCTTTAGTCAGTGGAATGAAAAATGACGTTAACTACATTCTAACATCACATGACTCAGCATAATGAATTTatattacatttaatattattacaggaAAGTTGGGAGACGTACTCTCATTCAATGGGATGCAAAAGTGCCTCCAAACTTGTGGTGTAAATACTGTGCATACCCAGtaaatatatgtacaatatacaatacTGTAGTCTATTTTAATATGTGAACAGCTACTATTCCGCAGTGTCTGATTCactaaaaactatttacaaaatgAACAAAATATATTATTAGATATGATCATATGGGACAAAATATAAGTAGTATACatcatatataattattattaagtaTAAATTAAAATTATTATACATCAACAATATAAATAAACAGCTCAAACCTTCATAAACCTGGGGAAAAGGAGGTTTTATCTTGATCCATACATGTATCAAATAGAATGTATAAGACATTTTATGTTAAATCGCTCTTTTTTCATTATTAAACTATGAATTATGATCTGTAGAATTtacttgtattttttattttaaaaaacattttattttaaataatatctacttttatttaatattttgtcaAACATTTTACACAGTTCTtgacatacatatattaatattaatacattgtccattcatccattttctaccgcttgtccctttcagggtcgcggggggtgctggagccaatcacAGCTGCACATGGGCACATAATGTGATAATTaattataaacaaaaataaaatgcaatatCATTTACTTTGAAATTTAATTTATGACCGTTTTCCTCCCGCAAAGTTTTTTATTTCTGCAAGTATTTGATGACCTTTTTATTCATATAATCATGAATGTTATACAACAGTTATGatacaaacaaatacaataaatGTATTGGTTTAATATAATAATTtcagattatccatccatccatttttctaccgcttgtcactatTGTAAAATGGCCTTGATCTTCTAAATTGAACAAGATTTTTCTGTATCCTGATTGAAAGGAAGACCAAGTGAGCGGCACAGGTCACATGACTGGTGTGTTGTATACGTACGCGCACAGGTGGTGTCAATTCCGGACCAGGTGAGTCCATACTGGCACACCCTGGCAGCGCTGCCCTGTAGATCGGAGCCGCCCATGCAGGTGAATTGGCAGGTGGCGCCGTAGTTGTCTCCGTCGCTGTCGCACTTCATGTAGCCGTTCTCGGGGGGGAACAGTGGACTGCAGCGTCGCACTAGGCAAGAAGGCATTGGACGTACGGTTACTGTATTGTCACAACATACCAAAAGACAGACTTATCTTTATCACGTTGCGACCCCAGGactttgtgcacttcctggtttttatCTGgactttttaattcattattctCTGTCTCCTGTCTCTGCATTCTGAAGTCACGCCAAAAACGCCAGGTATTTTTGGGGGGTTCAACACTAATAATAActttatatttagaaaaataatCAAATTAAATCAAACACATTGAAATAATAATGCAATCTAAGAACAtgatataataatgaatcatcattcttatctggttaaataaaggttctaaTAATGAATCATAATTAGAATAAGTATTTAAATAccttcaaaaaatgttttattattgtggtGATCCCACTTTAGTCAATCATATGCTGATGTGTGCAAGCAATATTTTCCCCTAATGTCGATTTTCTTTTAATCCGACTTTGCAACAACATGGTGAGCAAAGTACTACattaatatttaaacaacacCACTTTGTAATATTTGCATACACATCTATACCAGGAGTCTTCAACCCTTTTTTAGGGctacttttacaaaataaaaatgtttattttcataaGTTTTAAAGCCAAACAACAAAGGGAATACACTTGTTTTTACCACAGCATTAACACAGtttagagatagatagatagatagatagatagatagatagatagatagatagatagatagatagatagatagatagatagatagatagatagatagatagatagatagatagatagatagatagatagatagatagatagatagatagatagatagatagatggatggatggatggatcgatggatggatggatggatggatggatggatggatggatggatggatggatggatggatggatagatagatagatagatagatagatagatagatagatggatagataggtagatagatagatagatagatagatagatggtacttAATTGATaccttcaagagagttccctcagaaaaattaaaattccagcagcagtatacagaattgagattgaacttcaaaagtaaaaagtaaataatgggggtatgaattagaaaaaaaaaatagaaaaatattacaataagaataaaaataacaagcaacaatgagaatacaaatataacagtaaaataagaatataacaagagaaactaggcagtagtgaccatgttatgaaaaagtattgcactgctttcattttgcatcccctgtcatccaagTATCTCCCTCCCtaccagagaggagttgtacattCTAATGGCGTGTGGCGTTTGCTTTGAAACATGTTGTCATTTGCTTCTTGTGTTTCAGAATGCATTTCTTTCTAGTGCAGAGATTTATTTTATCACAAATAGAGCTACttttacaaaaaataggtttgttCTTTTATTTACATGACTGACAACATTTAATTTGTACTATTAGGAAGCAGATCTCCATTCAAACCAAGCAATGttgtggtcatccatccatccatccatttcctaccgcttattcccttttggggtcgcggtcaTTTGTCGTTAAATATAAAGTACGGTAtctgaattccatccatccatccattttctaccgcttattcccttttggggtcgcggggggcgctggcgcctatctcagctacaatcgggcggaaggcggggtacaccctggacaagtcgccacctcatcgcagggccaacacagatagacagacaacattcacactcacattcacacactagggccaatttagtgttgccaatcaacctatccccaggtgcatgtctttggaagtgggaggaagccggagtacccggagggaacccacgcattcacggggagaacatgcaaactccacacagaaagatcccgagcctggatttgaacccaggactgcaggaccttcgtattgtgaggcagacgcactaacccctctgccaccgtgaagcccggtatcTGAAttgatttaaatattttaaatccaTTTTTAATCCCACCTCTCACTCGGACAGTGAAGCGACATGACCCGATGTTTCCCGCACGGTCCAACACAGTGTAGGACATCTTGTGAAGACCCTCAGGGAAATTAGACTTTGGTGGTTTCCCTTTCAGTATCACACTGCAAAAACaaagcaaaccaaaaaaaaacagacttaatAGGTTTTATCTTTCTCTGTGTGTGATGGCATTGTGTAACACTAAACACAACCACTGTTTACTCTGTTAGGACGCCATCGGCCGTGTCCAAACCCTCTGGAGTGTCCCACCTCACCCTGGCTGTGAGCTTGCCTGGTTCGGCCCACTTGTCCTTCACATGAGGACACTTGATTTTTGGAGGATCAACGTCTGGAGGGAATGGTAAGGGCAACAAAGAGAAACATCTCATTATTAGGAACTAGGGTGGTATGGTATACTGtactggtattagtataataatactaatgaatcatattcggtactataccgcctctgaaaagtaccggtcccccacctcTCCGCCACAAACTGATCCCCCCACCCCCGGCGTCGAGTTTGGGccttgctggtttacaagcagacgagcatgttcggcagcgcacaatcacagagtacatacaagcagacacagtgtgtagacagaaaagggagaacagactcattttggcttaaaaactaacgataaaggtgaagttataacactgaaacgccctttaggaagaggtgctttaagacatggctagctagctaacggCTAAAGCccagccgcagtcggcagtgttttacctACTTCTAAATCAATAATCCTTGCCTCCGCGGCCACAAATAAAGTAAggtttttacaagtatcatccctgtaggaagaggactagctaaacatgcttcactccacACCATAGCTTACCGGGgtcaaaatggaaacaaaagCCATTTggggatctacacctaacatccactgtaatgacaccaagtacaggagcatatctagttgatattactatgattacgtctataTTATTTGGCATCACaacgtcttttttttatttttatttttaatatgttcataaactcaggaattatgtccctggacacatgaagactttgaatatgaccaatgtatgatcctgtaacaacatGGTATAGGATTGACaccaaaatttgtggtatcatccaaacaacagaagaataaataattattacattttaacagaagtgcagatagagtTAAGAGcgaaagtaaacagatattaacagtaaatgaacaagtagattaataattcattttgtaccacttgtccttattaattttgacaaaatattaaaatgataaaagaccaaatatgttactgcatatgtcaacagctaaattaggagcctttgtgtgcttacttactaataaaacacaagttgtcttgtaaattcactattttatttaaggacaagcatgcaataagaaacatatgtttaatgtaccctaagattctttgttaaaataaagccaaaaataaaaaatgttgttctccaatccaatccaatccactttatttatatagcacatttaaacaacaataacgtttccaaagtgctgcatagccgtgttaaaaacaattgtaaaaaaaaaaaaataaatacaataaaataaaaaaagtatatatatatatattatgctccaccaatgactgaataaaaacaaaaaataaataaatataaaaccaataaaaacaatataaaaacaaatatgattaaaaactattttaaagggtaaaatcaattaaaacagtaaaatagaaatcaaagtgtataaaaaacacagaggacaacagaggaccacacaactcacgtagtgttaaaagccaaagaataaaagtgggtcttaagacgagacttaaaacactccattgtggaagcagtttgaacatggagcggcagagtgttccagagcttagggccgaccacagggaaggccctgtctcccctggtcttaagtctggtcttgggcaccacgagctggaactggctctcggaccacagagcgcgcgcaggaatgtaaatttggataaggtccgagatatattgaggtgccactCCATGTAAAGATTTACATGGACATTTATTTAGATAAGTACCGAAAAGCAcctaaaagtatcgaaataattttggtaccggtaccaaaatattggtatcggtaccaacATTATTAGGAACGTGACGATTGATCGACCAGTGATCAAAATCTGGGTTCCAAATACCCTTAGAAATGTGCAAAACCTAAATATAAATAACTGGTAATGGAAACAcccatatctaaaataaaaaaaaacatttttgcgcTCTCATGAGGTGGTTTTAGAGACGTTTGGATATTTAAGTTTTTTAGAGGTCACCTAAATCTCGAACCGACGGGGTGCCACTGCAGGACATccagaggttgcctacagccagaGCTGTGTGTTTTATGAGCAAGCTATGGAGCAATAATATGCTATAATAGGTTATAATATGCTATAATAGGCTATAATATGTTATAATATGCTATAATAGGTTATAATATGCTATAATAGGCTATAATATGCTATAATAAGTTATAAAGGGGCTATAATGTGCTATAATATGCTATAATGTGCTATAATATGCTATAATAGGCTATAATATGCTATACTAGGCTACAATGTGCTACAATATGCAACAATATGCTAAAATAGGCTATAATATGCTATACTAGATTACAATGTGCTATAACGTACTACAATGTCCTATAATATGCTACAATATGTTATAATATGCTATAATAGGCTATAAAATGCTATAATAGGATATAATATGCTATAATAGGCTATAACATGCTATAAATATGCTATAACGGGCTATAATATGCTATGACAGGCTATGATTTGCTAAAAAATATGCTACAATAGGCAAAAATATGCTAAAACAGGCtatgatattaaaaaaaatgctataaTAAGGTATAATATGGCAACTCTGTTGATAATGAAATAGAGACGTTATGTCCAAGGCTTCAAAACAGCAGCGACGAGGTGCTCGCTTACCAACACAGGTGGGGACTGTGGCGCTCCACACCTTGTTGTGCTGGCAGGTGGCCGTCTTGGAGCCCTTAAGAGTGAATCCTTCCGCGCAGAAAAACTCACAGCGGGAACTGTAGTAGGAGCCGTCCGAACACTTGTAGCCGCCATTAGCTGGCATGCTCATCTTGGGACAGCGGATCTCTGTCAGAGAAAGAACTACTACTTCAAATGGAAACCTTGGTGATGATACAATATACACatgttatccaagaggagactgaggacaGCAGAGTAGTACCACTTCACCTCGACATGCATAATTGGAGGACCAGTGTTTGCTGGCCATGCACACCACTTCCGTGCTCGGCGTCTCGTATCCTTGCTTGCAGCGGATTTTACAGCGTGTTCCCATGACGTTCTTGTAATGTTCCCCTCTGGGAGTACGGCAGCTCACGTCGCCATGTTTCACCTTTATTGGCGCGCACCACGCCGTGCCTAAAGAGTGTCGAGAGTCTTATAAGCGTCCTTTGTAtggatgtttaaaaaatatttgttagAAGGAAGGATAGATTAGGAGACACTTACCTGGGGATTTTAAATGACTCAAAAgactcatttaatttcctatgaCCATATTTGGTATGTCTGCAAGAGGGGCCGGGGGAACAGTGCCCCATCAGATCCAGTGGAGTGTACTATttcataaccctaaccctatagTCGAAAAGGCCGGTGATCGCACAGTTCAACAGTAAATAAAGAAAAATTAAATTCCAGTGGAATAACTAAAAATGAACAGCAATGTTCTAAAAACaacgggggaaaaaaagataaaaataacaataaaaataacacaTAATAAATAATGATGAAAATAATGTTAAATTAGtaattattaatataataattattatgactattatttttaacaataattaatcattataaatatattaacaTTAAATTAACATTAATAACTATAATATCATTGTTGTTATTTAattggaattattattattataactattGTTGTTagtattaacaataataaatataattataatttaATAAAGACTTATACATATAATTGTTTAAttcaaatcattattattattaattttcattaatattgttattaacaCTAATAAATAATGATGAAAATAGTAATACAAATAGGTATGTAataatctaatttaaaaaaataaaaactacagctGAACCTCTTAAGCTTGAATGCTCCTGAGATTGTACAATTTGGAATTCAACTCAATTTTCTGGCAAAGTTCATTGAAACATACATGACGTCAtgtgaaagtatttttttttccctttggctttttttccaaacaaagtGGTCAGAGGAAGAAGATCATGTGAAGTAAGAGGACTCCCACGCAAAGTACCAAGACTCCAGCGTCACCGTTGAACTTTTTGTCAAAGTTCAGACGGACTACTAGTTTTATTGTTATTAACTATTTGCTGtcgttcacttctttttacacttcaaGAATAATTAAGAATGTTAAAAGATTTGTTCTGCAACGTGATCACCTTCACATCTTTGACATTAATATTAACACCATTG is a window encoding:
- the srpx gene encoding sushi repeat-containing protein SRPX isoform X2; the protein is MDMWSTLLILCGVHVYFCSAYEGTAWCAPIKVKHGDVSCRTPRGEHYKNVMGTRCKIRCKQGYETPSTEVVCMASKHWSSNYACREIRCPKMSMPANGGYKCSDGSYYSSRCEFFCAEGFTLKGSKTATCQHNKVWSATVPTCVDVDPPKIKCPHVKDKWAEPGKLTARVRWDTPEGLDTADGVLTDVILKGKPPKSNFPEGLHKMSYTVLDRAGNIGSCRFTVRVRVRRCSPLFPPENGYMKCDSDGDNYGATCQFTCMGGSDLQGSAARVCQYGLTWSGIDTTCAPMNINVGVRRASALLDQFYEKRRLLIISAPTAANHNYRFQMTNLQHAQCGLDLRHVTVIELVGNYPAQIGRIRHRLLPPMLSLQLRLQLQIPQRSFQMVLVDKQGTDKQRYPFPITAAELFTTIDTFPLRKDEMVLQQAAGQNCQS
- the srpx gene encoding sushi repeat-containing protein SRPX isoform X1 translates to MDMWSTLLILCGVHVYFCSAYEGSGQPAPGDEDWYSHAFKGTAWCAPIKVKHGDVSCRTPRGEHYKNVMGTRCKIRCKQGYETPSTEVVCMASKHWSSNYACREIRCPKMSMPANGGYKCSDGSYYSSRCEFFCAEGFTLKGSKTATCQHNKVWSATVPTCVDVDPPKIKCPHVKDKWAEPGKLTARVRWDTPEGLDTADGVLTDVILKGKPPKSNFPEGLHKMSYTVLDRAGNIGSCRFTVRVRVRRCSPLFPPENGYMKCDSDGDNYGATCQFTCMGGSDLQGSAARVCQYGLTWSGIDTTCAPMNINVGVRRASALLDQFYEKRRLLIISAPTAANHNYRFQMTNLQHAQCGLDLRHVTVIELVGNYPAQIGRIRHRLLPPMLSLQLRLQLQIPQRSFQMVLVDKQGTDKQRYPFPITAAELFTTIDTFPLRKDEMVLQQAAGQNCQS